A genome region from Bacillaceae bacterium IKA-2 includes the following:
- a CDS encoding CAP domain-containing protein encodes MKKLGCGFFVCCLVISIFIYVVYWGDNLKGIEDESSLLETPSVELSEKKVDIKSDTSQKDPISNVNLGDGLHTFIGQTVEFLVANLGEPERKDLSAYDYEWWIYADQFASGYLQIGVENDQIVTVYVIGEDLPTGLIQIGATYNEISALFSFDQEVSFNINNNSYQFKLSDDDLQMRPIIQEEDVFIQLYFDLFTQKLSSIRYISPETVIKQRPYSVVYRGNLIESKPLSNQKWEEVQKGSSLQIFEITNQIRKRHQLSLLSWDEVTADVAFLHSKDMKLNEYFSHTSPEHGELTDRLKKQGILYQLAAENIAAKYVDAIAAVEGWLNSEGHRVNMLHEDFTHLGVGVYERYYTQNFITPWK; translated from the coding sequence ATGAAAAAATTAGGTTGTGGGTTTTTTGTTTGCTGTTTAGTAATAAGTATTTTTATTTACGTTGTTTATTGGGGAGATAATCTTAAAGGAATCGAGGACGAAAGTTCCTTATTAGAAACTCCTTCAGTCGAACTTTCTGAAAAAAAAGTTGATATAAAAAGTGATACTAGTCAAAAAGATCCAATATCAAATGTTAACCTTGGTGATGGCCTCCATACTTTTATTGGACAAACAGTTGAATTTCTAGTCGCGAACTTGGGCGAACCAGAGCGAAAAGATTTATCTGCTTATGATTATGAATGGTGGATTTATGCTGATCAATTTGCAAGTGGTTATCTGCAAATTGGTGTTGAAAATGATCAAATAGTAACTGTTTATGTTATTGGTGAAGATTTACCAACAGGATTGATTCAAATCGGGGCAACTTACAACGAAATATCGGCACTATTTTCCTTTGATCAGGAGGTATCTTTTAATATAAACAATAATTCTTATCAGTTTAAGCTTTCGGACGATGATCTTCAAATGCGTCCAATTATTCAAGAGGAAGATGTATTTATTCAATTATACTTTGATTTATTTACACAAAAATTATCTAGTATTCGATATATTTCCCCTGAGACGGTCATTAAACAGCGGCCGTACTCTGTCGTTTATCGTGGCAATCTAATTGAGTCAAAACCATTATCAAATCAAAAGTGGGAAGAGGTACAAAAAGGATCATCATTACAAATTTTTGAAATTACCAATCAAATCAGGAAAAGGCACCAGCTTAGCCTACTAAGCTGGGATGAAGTAACTGCTGATGTAGCGTTTTTACATAGTAAAGATATGAAGTTAAATGAGTATTTTTCTCACACATCACCTGAACACGGTGAATTAACTGATCGTTTAAAAAAACAGGGAATTTTATATCAATTAGCTGCAGAAAATATTGCTGCTAAATATGTTGATGCAATTGCAGCTGTCGAGGGCTGGTTAAATAGTGAGGGACATCGCGTAAATATGCTTCATGAAGACTTTACCCATCTTGGTGTAGGTGTATATGAGCGTTATTACACACAAAATTTTATTACCCCATGGAAGTAA
- a CDS encoding CBS domain-containing protein, protein MEHVRDVMSKDVEYCTPVDNIYEVAVKMKKLDCGAIPICENDQLLGMITDRDIVIRAVAEKLPNSTQVTEIMSENLFTAQPSMSIDEAANLMAQQQIRRLPIVEDNRLVGMCSLGDLAVHAGTDDEAGYALSEISESPQVHH, encoded by the coding sequence ATGGAACATGTCCGTGATGTAATGTCAAAGGATGTTGAGTATTGTACGCCGGTAGATAATATTTATGAAGTTGCTGTTAAAATGAAGAAATTAGATTGTGGTGCAATTCCTATTTGTGAAAATGATCAGCTGTTAGGAATGATCACAGATAGAGATATAGTCATAAGAGCTGTAGCAGAAAAATTGCCTAATTCAACGCAAGTCACAGAAATTATGAGTGAAAATTTATTTACTGCCCAACCTAGTATGAGTATTGATGAGGCTGCTAATTTAATGGCCCAACAACAAATTAGACGTCTGCCTATTGTAGAGGATAATCGTTTAGTTGGCATGTGTTCATTAGGCGATTTAGCAGTACACGCTGGAACTGATGATGAAGCTGGTTATGCATTAAGTGAAATCTCTGAAAGCCCTCAGGTGCACCATTAA
- a CDS encoding YugN family protein has product MKFEGIGFKDKEVEFSIAEHVFGEAGFTHAGQWDYERVTFDFKFQDLVNNDIYYLRVQAYATKGEIPSANSAIKFLDPILGKHYYPHGVEYSGEEFPKHIVIKCNKKLEQLILLLN; this is encoded by the coding sequence ATGAAATTTGAAGGAATTGGGTTTAAAGATAAAGAAGTTGAATTTTCTATTGCGGAACATGTATTCGGGGAAGCTGGCTTTACTCACGCTGGACAATGGGATTATGAGCGGGTAACATTTGACTTTAAATTTCAAGACTTAGTTAACAATGATATTTATTATTTAAGAGTTCAAGCATATGCAACTAAAGGTGAAATACCTTCAGCAAACAGTGCAATTAAATTTTTAGACCCAATCTTAGGAAAACATTATTATCCACATGGTGTTGAGTATAGTGGTGAAGAATTTCCAAAACATATCGTGATTAAATGTAATAAGAAACTAGAACAACTTATTTTATTGTTAAATTAA
- the ytvI gene encoding sporulation integral membrane protein YtvI, with protein MQALFSKKNIIFIFAIILLIILGYFILPVSVPIISAFFTALFLSPIIKIIVMKTKIKRSLAVFIVFAIFLFFMGLSGYFIATKAITQADHFIKNLPSYITEINYAWYTIQGNLNNRFKDLPIELVYEIDTYVQQTLTSLRLNVSSRNFISDVTSLITRIPTFLVSFLVYIIALYLFLLELPKIKENIFSYMSEKTKDKVQFMTSRLSYVILGFIKAQFLVSIIIYIVSLIGLLLIIPELAFLMAGIIWIIDFIPLIGSIAILAPWAIYYLIAGNMALATKLLILATILLVIRRTVEPKVMGHQIGLSPLATLVAMYIGLKLLGVIGFIVGPLIVIFFTSAKEAGIIKFNFKI; from the coding sequence ATGCAAGCCTTATTTTCTAAGAAAAACATAATTTTTATTTTCGCAATTATCCTACTTATTATATTAGGATATTTTATATTGCCAGTTTCTGTACCAATTATTTCAGCTTTTTTTACAGCACTATTTCTTTCTCCTATCATAAAAATTATCGTCATGAAAACCAAGATAAAACGAAGCTTAGCGGTATTTATCGTCTTTGCAATATTTCTATTCTTTATGGGACTATCAGGATATTTTATAGCAACGAAAGCGATAACCCAAGCAGATCATTTCATTAAGAACTTACCTTCTTATATTACTGAAATAAATTATGCTTGGTATACTATCCAAGGAAATTTAAATAACAGATTTAAAGATTTACCTATAGAATTAGTATATGAAATTGATACCTATGTACAGCAGACGTTAACTTCTTTACGATTAAATGTAAGCAGTCGAAATTTTATTAGTGATGTAACATCCCTGATAACAAGAATTCCTACATTTTTAGTGTCGTTCCTTGTTTATATAATTGCTCTTTATTTATTTTTATTAGAGCTACCAAAAATAAAGGAAAATATTTTTTCCTACATGTCAGAGAAAACTAAAGATAAAGTACAATTTATGACCTCGAGACTTTCTTACGTGATTTTAGGCTTTATTAAAGCTCAATTTCTAGTAAGTATTATTATTTATATTGTTTCTTTAATTGGTTTATTGTTAATAATTCCAGAGCTTGCTTTCTTAATGGCTGGAATTATTTGGATCATCGATTTCATTCCACTTATTGGTTCGATTGCAATTCTTGCTCCATGGGCAATTTATTATCTAATTGCCGGAAATATGGCTTTAGCGACAAAACTGTTAATTCTTGCAACAATTTTATTAGTTATTCGAAGAACGGTTGAGCCTAAAGTAATGGGTCATCAAATTGGCTTATCACCTCTGGCAACGCTAGTCGCTATGTATATCGGTTTAAAACTATTAGGTGTGATTGGCTTTATTGTCGGACCACTCATTGTTATCTTCTTCACCTCAGCTAAGGAAGCGGGAATTATTAAATTTAATTTCAAAATTTAG
- a CDS encoding DUF420 domain-containing protein has protein sequence MVKYYYYLSGGVILLLLPLISTIFIAISAIFVASGWVAVVNGNKELHKKLMFLGAIFAIIFFVTYLSRMFFIGSTTFGGPEEIKTYYTIFLIFHITLATSAAVLGITSLISGYKNNLKLHRKIGALTSITWFFSASTGILVFLLLYVFYPPGEVTNVFRAIWGF, from the coding sequence ATGGTAAAATATTATTATTATTTAAGTGGAGGAGTGATTTTATTGTTGTTACCGTTAATAAGCACGATTTTTATTGCTATTAGTGCTATTTTTGTTGCAAGCGGTTGGGTGGCTGTTGTTAATGGGAATAAAGAGTTACATAAAAAATTAATGTTTCTCGGAGCTATTTTTGCGATCATCTTTTTTGTAACTTATTTATCAAGAATGTTTTTTATAGGTAGCACAACTTTTGGAGGTCCAGAGGAAATAAAAACTTATTATACAATCTTTTTAATATTTCATATTACACTTGCAACAAGCGCAGCTGTTCTTGGGATTACCTCTCTGATTTCAGGTTATAAAAATAATCTAAAGCTTCATCGAAAAATTGGTGCACTAACTTCGATAACATGGTTTTTCAGTGCGTCAACAGGTATTTTAGTGTTTTTACTTCTTTATGTTTTTTATCCACCTGGAGAAGTGACGAACGTCTTTCGAGCGATTTGGGGATTTTAG
- a CDS encoding cytochrome C oxidase subunit IV family protein, with product MAPDLNTNEPQINLSTKEKLKLDREMKHQIITFALMIFLTVIAFVSVSSDVIPGSFTLPFIVVLAVIQVIFQLYYFMHLKDKNHEWANTFMISGVLICIPMIAALTFLIGVVKY from the coding sequence ATGGCGCCTGATCTTAACACAAACGAACCGCAAATTAACCTTTCTACCAAGGAAAAACTTAAGCTAGATCGTGAAATGAAACATCAAATTATCACATTTGCTTTAATGATCTTCCTGACAGTTATTGCATTTGTATCTGTTTCAAGTGATGTGATTCCAGGATCTTTCACACTTCCATTTATTGTTGTTTTGGCTGTAATACAAGTGATTTTTCAGTTATATTATTTCATGCACTTAAAAGACAAAAATCACGAGTGGGCAAACACATTTATGATCTCAGGAGTACTCATCTGTATTCCAATGATAGCAGCATTGACATTCCTTATTGGAGTAGTAAAGTATTGA
- a CDS encoding cytochrome c oxidase subunit 3, translating to MAQAQKNTGILPPNPEKATLEGRNKFLAFWFFLGGETVLFASLFGTYLGLRGGTAGGPTASEIFHLPLVFIMTMILLTSSLASVFAMMSMKKGKMKPMLIWMWVTVGLGLIFLGLEIYEFNDYVNQGLTFSTSAFGSSFYTLVGFHGAHVAFGIGWIITLLIRYRKGGLTLTNAPKFYLASLYWHFIDVVWVFIFTVVYLMGIGG from the coding sequence ATGGCTCAAGCACAGAAAAATACAGGCATACTTCCTCCGAATCCTGAAAAGGCAACTTTGGAAGGTCGAAATAAATTTTTAGCTTTTTGGTTTTTCCTAGGTGGAGAGACAGTTCTTTTTGCTAGTTTATTTGGAACGTACCTAGGATTGCGTGGCGGAACAGCTGGTGGTCCTACTGCATCTGAGATCTTTCATTTACCGCTTGTCTTCATCATGACAATGATTTTATTGACAAGTAGTTTAGCAAGTGTTTTTGCGATGATGTCGATGAAAAAAGGTAAAATGAAGCCAATGCTTATCTGGATGTGGGTAACTGTTGGTTTGGGTTTAATTTTCTTAGGATTAGAAATTTACGAATTTAATGATTACGTGAACCAAGGTTTAACATTTTCAACAAGTGCCTTTGGATCATCTTTTTATACGTTAGTAGGGTTTCATGGTGCCCACGTTGCGTTTGGTATCGGTTGGATAATTACCTTATTAATTCGCTATCGTAAAGGTGGCTTAACGCTGACAAACGCACCGAAGTTTTATTTAGCTAGTCTATACTGGCATTTCATCGATGTTGTCTGGGTCTTTATCTTCACAGTCGTATATTTAATGGGAATAGGGGGATAA
- the ctaD gene encoding cytochrome c oxidase subunit I: MKKSVLWDWLTTVDHKKIGIMYLAAGAFFFVLGGLEAMLIRIQLMFPESNFVSAQAFNELITMHGTTMIFLAAMPLLFGLMNFIVPLQIGARDVAFPFLNSLGFWLFLSGGLLLNLSWFFGGAPDAGWTAYVPLSSAEYASTGLDYYVFGLQISGAGTLIGGINFLVTIITMRAPGMSMMKMPLFTWSTFVASALILFAFPALTVGLFLLMFERLFGANYFIVEAGGNVVIWQHLFWIFGHPEVYILILPAFGIFSEVLSTFAKKRLFGYNAMVFATLIIGFLGFMVWAHHMFTVGMGPVANAIFAVATMAIAVPTGIKIFNWLLTIWGGRIRFTTANLFALAFIPSFVLGGVTGVMLGASAANYQMHDTYFVVAHFHYVIIGGVVFGLFSGTFYWWPKMFGYMLNERLGKWFFWLFLIGFHLTFFVQHFLGLMGMPRRVASYLDNQGLNELNFISTMGAFMMAVAFILLLINVFVSRRDTAVSDPWDGRTLEWSVPTPVPEYNFAQVPVAREIDALWHEKMQGNKKMPVSEPLGEIHMPNGSILPLIMSIGLFISSFGFIYHNYWVAALGLGITFGCMIIRSVKEDHGYHITPDELMQEKEVN; the protein is encoded by the coding sequence ATGAAAAAAAGTGTACTTTGGGATTGGCTGACAACGGTAGACCATAAGAAAATTGGAATTATGTATTTGGCTGCCGGGGCGTTCTTCTTCGTATTAGGTGGACTTGAAGCCATGCTAATACGAATACAGCTGATGTTTCCCGAATCAAACTTTGTTAGTGCACAAGCTTTCAACGAACTTATTACAATGCATGGTACGACAATGATTTTTTTAGCAGCGATGCCGCTATTATTTGGACTAATGAACTTTATTGTGCCTTTACAAATAGGTGCAAGAGATGTTGCATTTCCATTTTTAAACTCTTTAGGATTTTGGTTGTTTTTATCCGGTGGACTTCTGCTCAACCTTAGTTGGTTCTTTGGGGGAGCCCCTGATGCTGGATGGACAGCTTATGTTCCATTATCAAGTGCTGAGTATGCAAGTACTGGCTTAGATTATTATGTATTTGGTTTACAAATCAGTGGGGCAGGAACGTTAATTGGTGGGATTAATTTTTTAGTTACGATTATTACAATGAGGGCGCCAGGCATGTCGATGATGAAAATGCCGCTATTCACGTGGAGTACATTCGTTGCATCAGCACTAATATTATTTGCATTTCCTGCGTTAACAGTCGGATTATTTTTACTAATGTTTGAACGATTATTTGGAGCTAATTACTTTATTGTTGAGGCAGGCGGTAACGTTGTTATTTGGCAACATTTATTCTGGATTTTTGGACATCCAGAAGTTTATATTTTGATTTTACCAGCTTTTGGTATTTTCTCTGAAGTTCTTTCTACCTTCGCCAAAAAGCGTTTATTTGGTTATAATGCGATGGTATTTGCAACATTAATTATCGGATTTTTAGGATTTATGGTTTGGGCGCATCATATGTTTACAGTTGGAATGGGTCCAGTAGCCAATGCCATTTTCGCGGTTGCAACAATGGCGATTGCAGTGCCAACAGGGATTAAAATATTTAACTGGTTACTGACAATATGGGGTGGAAGAATACGTTTTACGACTGCGAATCTATTTGCGTTAGCATTTATTCCTTCTTTCGTATTAGGTGGAGTAACAGGAGTTATGCTTGGGGCGTCAGCTGCTAACTACCAAATGCATGACACGTATTTTGTTGTTGCTCATTTCCATTACGTCATTATTGGTGGAGTAGTATTTGGATTATTTTCAGGTACGTTTTACTGGTGGCCAAAAATGTTCGGATACATGTTAAACGAGAGATTAGGAAAATGGTTTTTCTGGTTATTCCTGATCGGATTTCATTTAACGTTCTTTGTTCAGCACTTCCTAGGCTTAATGGGAATGCCAAGACGTGTCGCTTCTTATTTAGATAATCAAGGTTTAAACGAATTAAACTTTATAAGTACGATGGGTGCATTCATGATGGCAGTGGCGTTCATATTGTTGCTAATTAATGTGTTTGTCTCTAGAAGAGACACAGCAGTTAGCGATCCTTGGGACGGGCGTACCCTTGAATGGTCAGTTCCAACGCCTGTACCAGAGTACAACTTTGCACAAGTTCCCGTTGCTCGTGAAATAGATGCCCTTTGGCATGAAAAGATGCAAGGCAATAAGAAAATGCCTGTATCAGAGCCTCTTGGTGAAATTCATATGCCAAACGGATCAATTTTACCGTTAATAATGTCGATTGGCTTGTTCATATCAAGTTTCGGATTTATTTATCATAACTATTGGGTTGCGGCACTAGGGCTTGGGATTACGTTTGGTTGTATGATTATCAGATCGGTGAAAGAAGATCATGGCTATCACATTACTCCTGATGAATTAATGCAAGAAAAGGAGGTAAATTAA